TCAAATATATCATCTTCAACAAAGGACAAGAAgaggcaaaaaagaaaaggaaaatgaaaaaatttagcAAATTTATTTAGCAACTCCAGTAAATCTGTATCTTCACATTTTCAAAAAGCTTACCAGCTGACAACGCTGCAAAGCCATCATCCTGCCGGTGATTTAGAGGGTCATGTTGGTGCATTCGGTCAAGTTTCTTGCCAGGACGTGAATGGGTTGTAGCCTTACTGGAGTTGGATAAATCAAGTTTAGGCGCTGGGAGCATTGCTCCTCCAAGGGAGAGTCTTCTGTTGCTTGCACCTCCTGTTGAAACTCTAGAAGCTTTTTTGACACACTGAGTCTTTGAAGGGCTTGGTTTTGACCCATAAAGTGCCTCCTGCTCCGCTATCAGCTGTCCCTGCAATTTCTTCTGATCCTATAACAGACACAGAGCCAAGGTGGTTCTAAGTTCGAACATCATATACAGGCCAATGCAGTAAGCCTATGAAAACTTCAGTTAAAAAGACATTTGGTAGGTCCGTACCCGCTGCCTCCTCCTTTCTTCCTCTTTCTCCTGCCGTAATATGGTATACTCTTCAAGCATGGAGAGAAGGCGAATCTGAAAATTTTGTCAAGTGGCTCAGCTAATTTTTCGGCATGAAAGTGAGGGACTAAAAGTTAAGTACTAGACTTACACCATCATATAAGAACTCAATGCCTCTCTCCTTTTCCCATGCCATGGTTTTTGAAGCCAATGCCTCCACCGTACCTGGACAGACACAAAGCAACTTGCTTTGAGATATAACCAAGCTAACCAATGATGATGATTGTAAGCAAAATAATCAAATCAGTGGAAACCAATATGTGTCTTCATGAATCCTAAGAGAACAAACTTAATGTAAAGTAGCCAATATCAGATGAATATGAAATGCAAGCATATTTAATATCCCAACAATGAGACATATTTAAACAGATACAGCCACatattatgttttaaaaataaactgaaGGTGTTTTTATCAACCTTTTGAGACGATAGCTGCCAACCAGTAGCCAATATCAGATGAATATGAAATGCAGCCACATTTAGTATCCCAACAGTGAAACATTCTTAGATAGATAAAGCCACATATTATGTTTCAAAACTAAACCGAAGGTTATCAACCTTTTAAGATGAAAGCTGCCAACCACAGGAAGGGGATATACCTGGAAGTTTATTAACCAAAGCACGAGCTTTCTCAGCACGCTTGAGAGTAAGATGAGCTCCTTTCCCAGCATTATATCGGTTCTCATCCTGTACAATAGCCACAAAGAgacaatttagaaaaaattaagaaattacgAGCCACGGCCTAACAATATGCAGAGACAATTTGGACACTTAACCCTATTATACTCCTCAAGCCAGCACTCCTCTTCACATGCAGTCAACCATTTCTCAACCTTTTCAAGTATCTCCTTCCTGCTAAAAGCTTCTTCCTTAACGTTACCAATTTGGAGTTCAATCTGCTCAAGGACACTGGCAGGGTCCACGTTCCCTGGAACAGTACAGACAAAATAAATGTTGAGATGACAGATATATGATTAATAAAAGTTGCAATGATATTAATCAAGACTGTTACCAAATTCTATGGCATCTATGGCATATTCTATTGCAGTGTCTGCTTCTGGAACCATGTGCGTCTTTCGACATATCTCTTCTAGCTCTGACCTCTTCTTTAGAACAAGATCTTTCATCTTGCTTGATTTCAACTCTTCCAACCGAGAGACTTCTGCCTCAACCTGCACATCAAATTCTGATAAGCTTATCTTCCAAACTTTAAGAACTAGAATACCAAAAGACcaacataaataaatgaaaacaaaCACGTCTGAAATGATTGCTACCCACATAGTTGATGAAATCCACAGATAAGGTGTTTGGTTCAGTAATTTCATGTTCTGAAGCAGCTATGTTACAAGTAACATTCTGAAACATTTGCTGCTCTTCAATTGGAGTATCCATTAAATGCCATAACTCCAACATTGTTGTTGCAAGATCTTGGAGCTGCCATCAATTAAGGCACAATATGATCAATTGAAAAGCAAAACCTTTTGGATCAAGCATAGTCTAGAACTTAGACCAACATTACCTTCTGCATTCTTTGTCTTTTGATCTCCCTCAATTTGATTATTGCAGTACTCAAATTCTGAATTAAAACAGTACTTATGTTCCTTGATCCTTCAGTATCACCAAAACTTGGGTGAACTTCCGTAAGAATGTTCTTGAAATCCATACCAAGCACTGAGCAAAGTGAGTTTAAAGTGTCTAGATGTTCCTGAACCTGCTTCAAGCGATCACTCtgcaacaaagaaaagatcaATCAGTAACataagaaataagaagtgaattttaaatggaagaaaaaggaaataatccCAAACCTTCTCCTTTTGAAGTGTATGCAGCTGTCTGTGCAATTCTTCAAGTTTTCTCAGGGAAAGATCAGTTTCATCgataaaaaaatgatgatCAGCAGATCCATATATCTCATATGAGATCTCCTTTATTTCTTCTAGAACTTCAAGGAACTGATTTCTTCTGTCTGATTTCCTCTTCCCCATCTCCTCAAGTTGTGGAAGAATTTTTCGAAGTTCTTCCTTCAAGCTTCCAGCATTTTGATCCGCCTGAAATAATACCaatttagagagagagagagagagagaatccCCTATTCCCAGGGTAATTTTCAATCTGCACTAAAACAAGTTGCAATCTTCCAATCATCACTAAACCATGTTTCTTCAACAGAACCAGACCAGCAAGCTAGTCTGACCAAAATTCAGATATTTAGGTGTATGGTATTCATGTTTTTCTGTTACCCAAGTAAGGTTCCTACTTTAACTTTGTTTGCATCAAGTGGCTAGTCCTAAGATTCATAATATGATCCACTAAAAATCCAAGCCCAGCATTAACTTTGTTTGCATGCTTCATATTGGTTTATGATACTGTTACAAAGTTATGGTAaaccataaaaaaattatttccaaCATTACCTacaagaatttataaataacagTAATACAAAATTGTTCTATGCACTAAATATCAAGTCCAGCAGTAACTTTACAACATcatttctcaaactcacatgGGTATTCAAATTCACATATCGTTTCTCACATAATAAGTTGAATAAATTTACATCATTTCTACTTGATGATCCGTTAAACAATTTAGTCAGAAGAAAACCACATCAATACAACATGATAACAAATGAAAAACTAAGTGGATGTCTGACTTAATTCCAACCTACCTGCCTAATATGCACAGGGCGCTCCCCCATGGCAGAACAGATAGCAGCAAGTTCAGCTTCAGAATCAGCAATAGCTTGTCTGAGCTGAGCTCTATTCCTGTTAGCCTGATCCACCTTCCTTCTGTACACTTCAAGACACTCTTGTTCAAGCTCAAGCAGCATTTTATCCCTTTCTTTGTCTGTCTCTCCAACCTCATCCCATATAATCTGtcaatttttttcattacCAAAGTTCACTTCAGCATCTGCTGCATTAAGCACAACATATTACTTTAAAATCTTctctttttatcttaaaagTCGTTTCGTACAAACCTGCAATTCATACAGAAGAGTTCCACATGTCGTTTCCACTTGCAAAAGTGGGTCATTCTGAATAATAGACATGATCACAAACCTTGTCCCTGCACATAATAGAAAatctaattaagaaaaatagagtGAATTGAGTGAATAATACATTTGTTATTGGTACTTTTCCCCAATCATCAGTGGATTGAGTGAATAATACATTtgttattgatatttttaggCTACAGTCGTAACTAGTTTTGTGCCCAGAAAGCTCAATTATATGCGGGGTTTTgaaaaattgatgattttagGTTTATCTTAactttaattaaacaaaaattccttaaatttcaaattcttaTAAGAGTAAAGTATGGTATTTACTCCTACTATTACCGGCAACATAGTAAACGGCATCGAATTCCAGCTCACGCACAATTCAGAtgtgaaattttgaaatttaaaaacaaaaaggaaagataatacatgaagtttaataatttactgCAAAATTTTGTCATCTCTTTGTTTTACCAAACAAACGGCACAACATTTCCTTGAtttgcaatttcttcaggTTCGCAACATTTTCTGGGCACCAAACATATAATTAACAACAGGGAGAATGAGATCCGTGGAAAAACCTGAATAACAAAACAGAAATGCGGCAGAGTGCTTTCCTAGATAagatttccttttctgtttGCTTTCTTAGCAGAACAAATGTAAAATTTTCTCGAGAAAACTGGGTTTTGTTTCCTGGAAAATGTTAGGTTTAAAGGCGAAAAATAAGGAACGCAACCTGAtgcgagagagagagagagagagagagagagccgtttaagagaaaaaaaagggaCCGTTAGAAGAGCGGCTGTTAAGGATTTTGTTTTAAACGAGAGTTTGAGCGATTGGATTGATCCCTTTTTCGAACCAAACTTCATTTGAATTTCAAATATCCATTAGCCCAAGGCTCTTTATTCTCTGCGCtccttcttattttatatgttttggATCTACACACTCACTCCTGTGGTTTGGACGGTCCAGATCATCTCGCGGTTTGGACTTTGGGTGTAGTACCAACTGCCAAGCATTTGAAGTAAAGAGCAAAAGTGGGACCTTTCATTTCCATAAACAGTTTGTGGGACCTTTTAAAGGATGGATAGTCCAATCCAGTATAATGCTAACACTGGATAGTTCATGgacaatttataattatgtacCAAAAGTGTAATATATGTgtaacttatttttctttgcttcATTACAccacttatttttctttgcttcattgcactataaaaattattatcttttcttcTACCATgtctcatttttttatttttttattattaaattaaaaatttattattataatcttaattcaattctatatttttaatatattttatatttcttttatatataaatttaagattatcttttagtaataatatatttaaaaatcatatattagaaaattatacaTCTATATGAAactttattaactatttattttttgtatcaaaatctaaaatttaatcatactttaaaatatatttatgttttaaattatattacatCTTATCTCGctagaatttaaattctaattatttgttattattatataatgatattttaatctattaaaatttaatagtaataatgatactcataaaaatattaaaaatcataaataaaaattacattttatgcaaaataaaatttgaattcctATTTTGAAAGATACATTAATGGttgagttttatttgtttgtttattcttctaattaaaattatattaattagatgagttaaataaataaatattaatataatactaattatctctttaatactgaaaaataaaacataactaacataatttaattgcagtattagaaacaaaataaaagaattacttATAAAACATGCATATCTGATACTTGTAATTTGGTGTTGGCCCTATTACatatacttataaaattattgataaagCAACAAagcattaagaaaaaaaaaaagagaaaaggctCAAATTTGCTCCTAATGTATAACCACTGGTGCATACTGGCcctccaattttttttttagctagTTGCATACAATATTTCGCCAAACAGAGTTCTTAAGCCCCTTTTTAGAACTGAGCTGAAGAACGGAAGAAACTTTTGTTAAATGCAACTGAGGTGGCAAATGGTAAACTCTTCATTACCATCTCCGCTCCCCTCTCATGACTTCTCAGGATAGCA
The sequence above is drawn from the Ricinus communis isolate WT05 ecotype wild-type chromosome 7, ASM1957865v1, whole genome shotgun sequence genome and encodes:
- the LOC8259919 gene encoding 65-kDa microtubule-associated protein 3 isoform X1 yields the protein MTKFCRTRFVIMSIIQNDPLLQVETTCGTLLYELQIIWDEVGETDKERDKMLLELEQECLEVYRRKVDQANRNRAQLRQAIADSEAELAAICSAMGERPVHIRQADQNAGSLKEELRKILPQLEEMGKRKSDRRNQFLEVLEEIKEISYEIYGSADHHFFIDETDLSLRKLEELHRQLHTLQKEKSDRLKQVQEHLDTLNSLCSVLGMDFKNILTEVHPSFGDTEGSRNISTVLIQNLSTAIIKLREIKRQRMQKLQDLATTMLELWHLMDTPIEEQQMFQNVTCNIAASEHEITEPNTLSVDFINYVEAEVSRLEELKSSKMKDLVLKKRSELEEICRKTHMVPEADTAIEYAIDAIEFGNVDPASVLEQIELQIGNVKEEAFSRKEILEKVEKWLTACEEECWLEEYNRDENRYNAGKGAHLTLKRAEKARALVNKLPGTVEALASKTMAWEKERGIEFLYDGIRLLSMLEEYTILRQEKEEERRRQRDQKKLQGQLIAEQEALYGSKPSPSKTQCVKKASRVSTGGASNRRLSLGGAMLPAPKLDLSNSSKATTHSRPGKKLDRMHQHDPLNHRQDDGFAALSAGRRGLDIAGLPAKKHPFSTVNAHEPESPMLRKPFSPISSTGSSKANILEDVTTAHGETIKKIVTTTPSKTTMADEENWTPKTMPIPVPTTPSTLSVPMQTAITPAHPVPVPYGGATPKEEVPEEVEYSFEERRAGFVLPRTHIKSIQV
- the LOC8259919 gene encoding 65-kDa microtubule-associated protein 3 isoform X2 is translated as MSIIQNDPLLQVETTCGTLLYELQIIWDEVGETDKERDKMLLELEQECLEVYRRKVDQANRNRAQLRQAIADSEAELAAICSAMGERPVHIRQADQNAGSLKEELRKILPQLEEMGKRKSDRRNQFLEVLEEIKEISYEIYGSADHHFFIDETDLSLRKLEELHRQLHTLQKEKSDRLKQVQEHLDTLNSLCSVLGMDFKNILTEVHPSFGDTEGSRNISTVLIQNLSTAIIKLREIKRQRMQKLQDLATTMLELWHLMDTPIEEQQMFQNVTCNIAASEHEITEPNTLSVDFINYVEAEVSRLEELKSSKMKDLVLKKRSELEEICRKTHMVPEADTAIEYAIDAIEFGNVDPASVLEQIELQIGNVKEEAFSRKEILEKVEKWLTACEEECWLEEYNRDENRYNAGKGAHLTLKRAEKARALVNKLPGTVEALASKTMAWEKERGIEFLYDGIRLLSMLEEYTILRQEKEEERRRQRDQKKLQGQLIAEQEALYGSKPSPSKTQCVKKASRVSTGGASNRRLSLGGAMLPAPKLDLSNSSKATTHSRPGKKLDRMHQHDPLNHRQDDGFAALSAGRRGLDIAGLPAKKHPFSTVNAHEPESPMLRKPFSPISSTGSSKANILEDVTTAHGETIKKIVTTTPSKTTMADEENWTPKTMPIPVPTTPSTLSVPMQTAITPAHPVPVPYGGATPKEEVPEEVEYSFEERRAGFVLPRTHIKSIQV
- the LOC8259919 gene encoding 65-kDa microtubule-associated protein 3 isoform X4; protein product: MLLELEQECLEVYRRKVDQANRNRAQLRQAIADSEAELAAICSAMGERPVHIRQADQNAGSLKEELRKILPQLEEMGKRKSDRRNQFLEVLEEIKEISYEIYGSADHHFFIDETDLSLRKLEELHRQLHTLQKEKSDRLKQVQEHLDTLNSLCSVLGMDFKNILTEVHPSFGDTEGSRNISTVLIQNLSTAIIKLREIKRQRMQKLQDLATTMLELWHLMDTPIEEQQMFQNVTCNIAASEHEITEPNTLSVDFINYVEAEVSRLEELKSSKMKDLVLKKRSELEEICRKTHMVPEADTAIEYAIDAIEFGNVDPASVLEQIELQIGNVKEEAFSRKEILEKVEKWLTACEEECWLEEYNRDENRYNAGKGAHLTLKRAEKARALVNKLPGTVEALASKTMAWEKERGIEFLYDGIRLLSMLEEYTILRQEKEEERRRQRDQKKLQGQLIAEQEALYGSKPSPSKTQCVKKASRVSTGGASNRRLSLGGAMLPAPKLDLSNSSKATTHSRPGKKLDRMHQHDPLNHRQDDGFAALSAGRRGLDIAGLPAKKHPFSTVNAHEPESPMLRKPFSPISSTGSSKANILEDVTTAHGETIKKIVTTTPSKTTMADEENWTPKTMPIPVPTTPSTLSVPMQTAITPAHPVPVPYGGATPKEEVPEEVEYSFEERRAGFVLPRTHIKSIQV
- the LOC8259919 gene encoding 65-kDa microtubule-associated protein 3 isoform X3 — translated: MTKFCRTRFVIMSIIQNDPLLQVETTCGTLLYELQIIWDEVGETDKERDKMLLELEQECLEVYRRKVDQANRNRAQLRQAIADSEAELAAICSAMGERPVHIRQADQNAGSLKEELRKILPQLEEMGKRKSDRRNQFLEVLEEIKEISYEIYGSADHHFFIDETDLSLRKLEELHRQLHTLQKEKSDRLKQVQEHLDTLNSLCSVLGMDFKNILTEVHPSFGDTEGSRNISTVLIQNLSTAIIKLREIKRQRMQKLQDLATTMLELWHLMDTPIEEQQMFQNVTCNIAASEHEITEPNTLSVDFINYVEAEVSRLEELKSSKMKDLVLKKRSELEEICRKTHMVPEADTAIEYAIDAIEFGNVDPASVLEQIELQIGNVKEEAFSRKEILEKVEKWLTACEEECWLEEYNRDENRYNAGKGAHLTLKRAEKARALVNKLPGTVEALASKTMAWEKERGIEFLYDGIRLLSMLEEYTILRQEKEEERRRQRDQKKLQGQLIAEQEALYGSKPSPSKTQCVKKASRVSTGGASNRRLSLGGAMLPAPKLDLSNSSKATTHSRPGKKLDRMHQHDPLNHRQDDGFAALSAGSSKANILEDVTTAHGETIKKIVTTTPSKTTMADEENWTPKTMPIPVPTTPSTLSVPMQTAITPAHPVPVPYGGATPKEEVPEEVEYSFEERRAGFVLPRTHIKSIQV